The Patescibacteria group bacterium genome segment ATGATACATGAGACACTCACTATCTAAACCTAGAAATTGTGTGGCAATTGTTGTACTGATTGTCATGGTTGTCAGTATGTTAACCCTTTTTTATCCAAGCGAGGGAAACGCTTTTTACAGACCGTTTGGAGGAGCTATCACATCCCTTTTCACAGGTTGTGTAAATGGTTATGTAGTAACAGTAGGCACTCCCGTTGGAGGAGCTTTCATGTGGGTTCCCGGAACTTTGAGCTATCTGTTTGGACCTCCATCCCGCCCATCTCAACAGCTGTTGGGGTTTGTCGGCCCTCCCACTACCTGTTATATACCGTGCACATTTGGAATATGCCCCTATGGCATATTTGAAACCATTATTTTCCACGGTTCAAGTTTTTAATCTAATTACTTAATTTTTGAATCATCTGTAACCATATTTCGGTAGAAATTTCTTCTGCACGGGCATTTGTATTTATACCAAGTTCTTGAAATATGTTTTCAAGCGTAGTTCTTTCTGTAAGAGTTTTTAGATTACCTATCAATTTTTTTCTTTTTTGAGAAAATCCCCGCTTTACAAGAGCGAAAAAAGATTTTTCATCCACATTTTTAAAATTATTTTTTGAAATGTTCTCTATCGCCACAATCGCTGAAGAAATCTTTGGTCGAGGTTTGAAACAACGAGCGGGCACAGTCTTTACATACTTTGGAGTTCCATACACTTTCACACTGATTGACAAAATACTCTCTTTTTTCTCTCGTGCTATACGCTGTGCAACTTCTTTTTGGAGAAGCAGTACTACTTTCCTCGGTTGGATGTTTGATGTGAGGATTTTCTTCAGGAATTTTCCTGTGATGTAGTACGGAATATTTGCAACGAGTTTATATTTTCCGTTTTGCACACCGAGTTTTTTTATATCGTATATGAGGATATCTCCTTCTATCACTTTCAATCTCTGCTTTTTAATTTCTTCTTCAAATTTTTCTTCAAGAAGTGGTATCAGTCGTCTATCTTTTTCAATTGCAATGACCTGTCCGACTTTCTTTAGCAATGCTTTTGTGAGAATACCTTTACCGGGACCAATTTCAAGCACAATGTCGTTCTTGTTAAGTTCTGCAACTCTCACAATATAGTTTACAATAGTTTGCGAGGTCAGAAAATTCTGCCCCAATGATTTCTTGGGTTTTTTGATTTTCATATATCAATCTATATAAATTATTTTTTCTTTTTTAAAAATAGAAACATCTTCCTCTATAAGATTCTCATCGATGTCGGTTATGAATTCAGACGGTACCGATACCTCGCGTGATCCGAATATAGTTCGCACCGAAGCATATGATAAAAACACTTTTTTGCGCGCTCTCGTGAGCGCTACATAAAAGAGGCGACGCTCCTCTTCGTTGTCAGCATTGCTGTCCGAGAGGGCTTTATGTGGAAACAGACCATCCTCCAGTCCAGCCACAAATACGTATTCAAATTCAAGCCCTTTTGATGCGTGCACAGTCATGAGTCGTGTGGCGTTACTTTCTTCTTTCAGCTCATCTTGGTCAGCAACAAGTGCGGCATCCTCCAGAAGTTTTTCAATTCCCTCATCTTTCGGTAATATGTCGTACCTGAGTGCAAAAGTTGCAAGTTC includes the following:
- the rsmA gene encoding ribosomal RNA small subunit methyltransferase A yields the protein MKIKKPKKSLGQNFLTSQTIVNYIVRVAELNKNDIVLEIGPGKGILTKALLKKVGQVIAIEKDRRLIPLLEEKFEEEIKKQRLKVIEGDILIYDIKKLGVQNGKYKLVANIPYYITGKFLKKILTSNIQPRKVVLLLQKEVAQRIAREKKESILSISVKVYGTPKYVKTVPARCFKPRPKISSAIVAIENISKNNFKNVDEKSFFALVKRGFSQKRKKLIGNLKTLTERTTLENIFQELGINTNARAEEISTEIWLQMIQKLSN